From Solwaraspora sp. WMMD1047, the proteins below share one genomic window:
- a CDS encoding ROK family transcriptional regulator, whose protein sequence is MPSGPQPADLADVRATNLAVVLRYVRANAPCSRADIAAATGLNKATVSSLVADLIERRLIRETGLTENRIGRPATMLVLDGQPYAAIGLEVNADQLTVHAVDLAGTELLSWRRAFPGLDAPPGRAVSTIAALAGRAVNRVGAQGRRVLGLTVGVPGLVDGTGTVRLATGLGWRDVPLAAELRRAMRDPQFEVAVENDANLAALAEHRQGPYAGTDNLVHLTGGAGIGAGVVADGRLLRGGRGFAGELGHVPLDPAGPPCPCGRRGCLEAVAGIPALVRRVLPDTAEDGPLTDFAPEVERIRGSARQGDRATLTALDEVGRQLGYAASLLVNLVNPEVVLLGGYFVDLAPWLLPAAEAELAARAIAPEAGGCRLVASTLGPGAAAAGGAARTLALVDAGRLPPVGSAPTTPARPAEPTGVSGTGPATAVTGPTPATPATPATAVAAG, encoded by the coding sequence ATGCCGAGCGGGCCACAGCCCGCCGACCTCGCCGACGTCCGGGCCACCAACCTCGCCGTCGTGCTCCGCTACGTCCGGGCCAACGCGCCCTGCTCGCGGGCGGACATCGCCGCCGCCACCGGGCTCAACAAGGCCACCGTCTCCAGCCTGGTCGCCGACCTGATCGAACGCCGGCTGATCCGGGAGACCGGGCTCACCGAGAACCGGATCGGCCGCCCCGCGACCATGCTGGTGCTCGACGGCCAGCCCTACGCCGCCATCGGGCTGGAGGTCAACGCCGACCAGCTCACCGTGCACGCCGTCGACCTGGCCGGCACCGAACTGCTCTCCTGGCGGCGGGCCTTCCCCGGGCTCGACGCGCCGCCCGGCCGCGCGGTGAGCACCATCGCCGCCCTGGCCGGCCGGGCGGTCAACCGGGTCGGCGCGCAGGGCCGGCGGGTGCTCGGGCTGACCGTCGGCGTCCCCGGGCTGGTCGACGGGACCGGGACGGTCCGGCTCGCCACCGGGCTCGGCTGGCGGGACGTGCCACTCGCCGCCGAGCTGCGGCGCGCGATGCGCGACCCGCAGTTCGAGGTGGCGGTGGAGAACGACGCCAACCTCGCCGCCCTGGCCGAACACCGGCAGGGCCCGTACGCCGGCACCGACAACCTGGTGCACCTGACCGGCGGCGCGGGCATCGGCGCCGGGGTGGTGGCCGACGGTCGGCTGCTGCGCGGCGGCCGCGGCTTCGCCGGCGAACTCGGTCACGTGCCGCTCGACCCCGCCGGCCCGCCCTGCCCCTGCGGCCGGCGCGGCTGCCTGGAGGCGGTGGCCGGCATCCCCGCCCTGGTGCGGCGGGTCCTCCCGGACACCGCCGAGGACGGTCCGCTCACCGACTTCGCCCCGGAGGTGGAACGCATCCGGGGCAGCGCCCGGCAGGGCGACCGGGCCACCCTGACCGCGCTCGACGAGGTCGGCCGGCAGCTCGGGTACGCCGCCTCCCTGCTGGTCAACCTGGTCAACCCCGAGGTGGTGCTGCTCGGCGGCTACTTCGTGGACCTGGCGCCGTGGCTGCTGCCGGCCGCCGAGGCGGAGCTGGCCGCCCGGGCGATCGCCCCGGAGGCCGGCGGCTGCCGGCTGGTCGCCTCCACCCTCGGCCCGGGGGCCGCCGCCGCGGGCGGCGCCGCCCGCACCCTCGCTTTGGTCGACGCGGGCCGGTTGCCGCCCGTCGGATCGGCTCCCACCACCCCGGCCCGGCCGGCCGAGCCAACCGGCGTCTCCGGGACCGGGCCGGCGACCGCCGTGACCGGTCCGACCCCCGCCACCCCCGCCACCCCCGCCACCGCGGTCGCCGCCGGCTGA
- a CDS encoding carbohydrate ABC transporter permease, which translates to MTIARTTPKNRRAATGRPAWEEPPSPAGQAAKGLVLTLVVLAVLIPMWVVLVTSLADRQTINEAGGLVVIPREIDFSAYVTVFSGGQVSQALWTSTLITVIGTAVSLTLTVLAAYGLSRPGSVLHRGLLFYFLLTFLLYPGLVPSYLVVTGLGLKNSIWALILPTAVSVFNLIVIRAFFQNIPQELLDSARIDGAGEFRILARIVLPLSKAVIAVVGLFYAVGYWNVWFTALLYIDDNSKFPIQRVLQSYILAGQSPNTSGTGVGVSLPPTLAIKMAVVVVTVAPIVAVYPFVQRHFVKGVIVGAVKG; encoded by the coding sequence ATGACAATCGCCAGAACGACGCCCAAGAACCGGCGCGCGGCCACCGGCCGGCCGGCCTGGGAGGAGCCGCCGAGCCCGGCCGGGCAGGCCGCCAAGGGCCTGGTGCTCACCCTGGTCGTGCTGGCCGTCCTCATTCCGATGTGGGTGGTCCTGGTGACCAGCCTCGCCGACCGGCAGACCATCAACGAGGCCGGCGGACTGGTGGTCATCCCCCGGGAGATCGACTTCTCGGCGTACGTGACCGTCTTCTCGGGCGGGCAGGTCAGCCAGGCGCTCTGGACCAGCACGCTGATCACGGTGATCGGCACCGCGGTGAGCCTCACCCTGACCGTGCTGGCCGCGTACGGGCTGTCCCGGCCGGGATCGGTGCTGCACCGGGGGCTGCTCTTCTACTTCCTGCTCACCTTCCTGCTCTATCCGGGCCTGGTGCCCAGCTACCTGGTGGTCACCGGGCTGGGCCTGAAGAACAGCATCTGGGCGCTGATCCTGCCGACCGCGGTGAGCGTCTTCAACCTGATCGTGATCCGGGCGTTCTTCCAGAACATCCCGCAGGAACTGCTGGACAGTGCCCGCATCGACGGGGCGGGCGAGTTCCGCATCCTGGCCCGGATCGTGCTGCCGCTGTCGAAGGCGGTGATCGCGGTGGTCGGCCTCTTCTACGCCGTCGGCTACTGGAACGTCTGGTTCACCGCCCTGCTCTACATCGACGACAACTCCAAGTTCCCGATCCAGCGGGTGCTGCAGAGCTACATCCTGGCCGGGCAGAGCCCGAACACCTCCGGCACCGGGGTCGGCGTCTCGTTGCCGCCGACCCTGGCGATCAAGATGGCGGTGGTGGTGGTGACGGTGGCCCCGATCGTCGCGGTGTACCCGTTCGTGCAGCGGCACTTCGTCAAGGGCGTGATCGTCGGAGCCGTGAAGGGCTGA
- a CDS encoding ABC transporter permease subunit, producing the protein MSSTDTTRVAGAGDDRTRPPGGPPPAPEKAGRPGQRSGRRPGRDRRRSRMPLRARLRRDWPLLVMVAPGALLLAVFHYLPMLGNLVAFQDYNPYVGETPLQAFLYSEWVGFGQFEALFGDPAFWDALWNTLSITAFQLVFYFPLPILLAIMLNSILSSKLRRFVQTVVYLPHFFSWVLVVTFFVQMLGGAGLLSQVMRDAGLEPWNIMTNPDTFIVLVTAEAVWKDIGWGTIVFLAAIAMIDPNLYEASAVDGAGRWRRLWHVTLPSLRPVIILLLILRLGDALSVGFEQFMLQRDAVGRQAAEVLDTFVYYHSIATGNYGFGAAAGLFKAAVGLVLILAANKFAHAIGERGVYSRT; encoded by the coding sequence ATGAGTAGCACCGACACCACCCGGGTGGCCGGGGCCGGCGACGACCGGACCCGGCCACCCGGCGGTCCACCGCCCGCACCCGAGAAGGCCGGCCGGCCCGGCCAGCGGTCCGGCCGGCGACCGGGTCGCGACCGCCGCCGGTCCCGGATGCCGCTGCGGGCCCGACTACGCCGCGACTGGCCGCTGCTGGTGATGGTCGCCCCCGGCGCGCTGCTGCTGGCGGTCTTCCACTACCTGCCGATGCTGGGCAACCTGGTGGCCTTCCAGGACTACAACCCGTACGTCGGGGAGACCCCGCTGCAGGCGTTCCTTTACAGCGAATGGGTGGGCTTCGGCCAGTTCGAGGCGCTCTTCGGCGACCCGGCGTTCTGGGACGCGCTCTGGAACACCCTCTCCATCACCGCGTTCCAGCTGGTCTTCTACTTCCCGCTGCCGATCCTCCTGGCGATCATGCTGAACAGCATCCTGTCCAGCAAGCTCCGCCGGTTCGTGCAGACCGTCGTCTACCTGCCGCACTTCTTCAGCTGGGTGCTCGTGGTGACGTTCTTCGTGCAGATGCTGGGCGGCGCCGGGCTGCTTTCCCAGGTGATGCGCGACGCCGGGCTGGAACCGTGGAACATCATGACCAACCCGGACACCTTCATCGTCCTGGTCACCGCCGAGGCGGTCTGGAAGGACATCGGCTGGGGGACCATCGTCTTCCTGGCCGCGATCGCGATGATCGACCCCAACCTCTACGAGGCGTCGGCCGTGGACGGTGCGGGTCGGTGGCGCCGGCTCTGGCACGTCACCCTGCCCAGCCTGCGTCCGGTGATCATCCTGCTGCTGATCCTGCGGCTCGGCGACGCGCTCTCGGTCGGCTTCGAGCAGTTCATGCTGCAGCGCGACGCGGTCGGCCGGCAGGCCGCCGAGGTGCTGGACACCTTCGTCTACTACCACTCCATCGCCACCGGCAACTACGGCTTCGGCGCCGCGGCCGGCCTCTTCAAGGCCGCCGTCGGGCTGGTGCTCATCCTGGCCGCCAACAAGTTCGCCCACGCGATCGGCGAACGGGGGGTGTATTCGCGGACATGA
- a CDS encoding extracellular solute-binding protein, producing MDPSLASAATDRRRFLSLLGVGAAAVAGGGLLSGCSKEVGSTTSTQDLDKLSALVPNQKNLDLAIPKPDVLSTRPVPDGYTSFPPELFDAITEKPGTSGQEISAMTPAWGPAPPGLGQSAYLDAINAELGVPVNFSVQDGNNYADKLNAILGARDVPELLCVPGWEVDKIPRFSDAVAALFEDLTDRLKGDAVNKYPMLATFPTGAWRNSFWNERLMAIPNPTDGPWPWMMFQRKDLLDAAGLTAPTTIDQLLELGKEVTDTAKGVWAFNDIFAMVQMYHKVPASKQGWRLKSDGTPEFKYETPEYRAAVEFMIKVYEAGLVHPDLVASTGADANALFYGGKILFLQGGPGVWQPMQAEQQKVTPGFNIQPVPLFSATGGDPLAWGDDEPISFTFIRKGLPEERVDELLRVINWCSAPFGTKEFDLREHGVEGKHHTRDANGPAKTDLGFKEIQNQYFFISGRSPVLQPTPQTPTYVRDMLSYSNATVKFLEKDPWDGIKLEMPAAYKAAQVPTEDKITDLLRGRRPLTDLDGIVNEWRTSGGGDEARALLAKALEDAGR from the coding sequence GTGGACCCATCCCTCGCGAGCGCCGCTACGGACCGCAGAAGATTCCTCAGCCTGCTCGGGGTCGGCGCCGCCGCCGTCGCCGGCGGTGGCCTGCTCAGCGGTTGCAGCAAGGAGGTCGGCTCCACCACCAGCACCCAGGACCTCGACAAGCTCTCCGCGCTGGTGCCCAACCAGAAGAATCTCGACCTGGCCATTCCGAAGCCGGACGTGCTCAGCACCCGCCCGGTGCCGGACGGCTACACCAGCTTCCCGCCGGAGCTCTTCGACGCGATCACCGAGAAGCCCGGCACCAGCGGCCAGGAGATCAGCGCGATGACCCCGGCCTGGGGCCCGGCGCCGCCCGGTCTCGGGCAGAGCGCCTACCTGGACGCGATAAACGCCGAACTGGGCGTGCCGGTCAACTTCAGCGTCCAGGACGGCAACAACTACGCCGACAAGCTGAACGCGATCCTCGGCGCCCGCGACGTGCCGGAGCTGCTCTGCGTGCCCGGCTGGGAGGTGGACAAGATCCCCCGGTTCTCGGACGCGGTCGCCGCGCTGTTCGAGGACCTCACGGACCGGCTCAAGGGCGACGCGGTGAACAAGTACCCGATGCTTGCCACCTTCCCGACCGGCGCCTGGCGCAACTCGTTCTGGAACGAGCGGCTGATGGCGATCCCGAACCCGACCGACGGTCCGTGGCCGTGGATGATGTTCCAGCGCAAGGACCTGCTCGACGCCGCCGGGCTGACCGCGCCGACCACCATCGACCAGCTGCTGGAGCTGGGCAAGGAGGTCACCGACACCGCCAAGGGCGTCTGGGCCTTCAACGACATCTTCGCGATGGTGCAGATGTACCACAAGGTGCCCGCCTCCAAGCAGGGCTGGCGGCTGAAGTCGGACGGCACCCCGGAGTTCAAGTACGAGACCCCGGAGTACCGGGCCGCAGTGGAATTCATGATCAAGGTGTACGAGGCCGGCCTGGTCCACCCCGACCTGGTGGCCAGCACGGGCGCCGACGCCAACGCCCTCTTCTACGGCGGCAAGATTCTCTTCCTGCAGGGCGGCCCCGGCGTCTGGCAGCCGATGCAGGCCGAGCAGCAGAAGGTGACGCCCGGGTTCAACATCCAGCCGGTGCCGCTCTTCTCCGCCACCGGCGGGGACCCGCTGGCCTGGGGCGACGACGAGCCGATCTCGTTCACCTTCATCCGGAAGGGGCTGCCGGAGGAGCGGGTCGACGAGCTGCTGCGGGTCATCAACTGGTGTTCGGCCCCGTTCGGCACCAAGGAGTTCGACCTGCGCGAGCACGGCGTGGAGGGCAAGCACCACACCCGCGACGCCAACGGGCCGGCAAAGACCGACCTGGGCTTCAAGGAGATCCAGAACCAGTACTTCTTCATCAGCGGCCGCAGCCCGGTGCTGCAGCCCACCCCGCAGACGCCGACCTACGTGCGGGACATGCTCAGCTACTCCAACGCCACGGTGAAGTTCCTGGAGAAAGACCCGTGGGACGGGATCAAGCTGGAGATGCCGGCCGCCTACAAGGCGGCCCAGGTGCCGACCGAGGACAAGATCACCGACCTGCTCCGGGGCCGGCGCCCGCTCACCGACCTGGACGGCATCGTCAACGAGTGGCGGACCAGCGGCGGCGGTGACGAGGCGCGCGCCCTGCTGGCCAAGGCGCTCGAAGACGCCGGACGATGA